The region GCTCTCAATGGCAGTCTCCCAGCTATCAGAGAAGCTGTAGAGGGTGCGCGTGGGAGCAGCGCTGTGCAGCTGCTGTGAGAGGGGGTTGGTGCTGGACCGTACTGAGATGGAGACGTGGCCGGGCTCGAAACCGCGGACTTCACTGTGCTTGCTCGCCTCGGTGGAGGTGCTGACTTCCAAGTCGACTTCAGGGCTTGTAATGCCGCAGTCTACTGAGGTGGAGACTTCGGGGATAGGGCATCGCGTGGTGTTGTTCTGAACGGGCTTCTGCTCGGCTACAGGTGGGGTGAGCTGTGCTGGTAGAGGTGGCAGCGGTTCAATGAACGTGTTTTTTTGTATTGAGTTGAAGATCTCCCCGAGACCAATGGGCGTCATGTGCTTGCCGCAGGCCTGGCTGGTAGCAGACAGTTGTAGCTTAAAGGCCCACAACCGCCAGGCCATATTCTCGT is a window of Pyrenophora tritici-repentis strain M4 chromosome 2, whole genome shotgun sequence DNA encoding:
- a CDS encoding DUF3295 multi-domain protein, which gives rise to MHLRAARHIVPSSMRTIETCSTENMFNLWCVFARCQFAMENRKRYENMAWRLWAFKLQLSATSQACGKHMTPIGLGEIFNSIQKNTFIEPLPPLPAQLTPPVAEQKPVQNNTTRCPIPEVSTSVDCGITSPEVDLEVSTSTEASKHSEVRGFEPGHVSISVRSSTNPLSQQLHSAAPTRTLYSFSDSWETAIESDSEDYVDESAIEEEDSDEMWEDDEESGLSRVSEHFPQFPRVKVEIDPAYRRSLLTTALHQGDSALDL